A genomic window from Alkalihalobacillus sp. AL-G includes:
- a CDS encoding secondary thiamine-phosphate synthase enzyme YjbQ — protein sequence MLYKETLRTNKRDEMIDITTNVKSMVKKSGIKNGIVYVYCPHTTAGITINENADPDVKHDMLMRLDEVYPWEHPKYRHAEGNSASHLKTSTVGNSQVIMIDNGELVLGTWQGIYFCEFDGPRIRTYYLKVVNG from the coding sequence ATGCTTTACAAAGAAACGCTGAGAACGAATAAGCGGGACGAGATGATTGATATAACAACGAATGTGAAATCCATGGTAAAAAAGAGCGGGATTAAAAACGGGATCGTTTATGTGTATTGTCCCCACACTACTGCGGGAATTACGATTAATGAAAATGCAGACCCGGATGTAAAGCACGATATGTTGATGCGATTGGATGAAGTATATCCGTGGGAGCATCCGAAGTATCGCCATGCCGAGGGAAATTCAGCATCCCACTTAAAAACCAGTACGGTAGGGAATTCACAGGTGATCATGATCGACAATGGTGAACTTGTGCTTGGAACGTGGCAAGGCATTTATTTTTGTGAATTCGATGGACCACGGATACGAACGTATTATTTAAAAGTTGTAAATGGTTAA
- a CDS encoding sodium:alanine symporter family protein → MVKNIIEYFQEITFEEFLGDVSGLVWGPWLLILLVGTGVYLTFRLGFLQFSLLPYSLKLAFSKRQDKKSEGDISHFQALMTALAATIGTGNIAGVATAVFVGGPGAVLWMWISALFGMATKYAEAILAVKYRVKNKNGEMSGGPMYYLDKGLKAKWLGVLFAFFGAFAAFGIGNMVQSNSVALAVETFGVPTWITGLILMVLTGLVILGGIKSIGRVASYLVPFMAAFYVIGGLVILVMNIDLVPNAVGLIFSDAFTGQAVAGGALGTVIRYGVARGVFSNEAGLGSAPIAAAAAKTDFPARQALVSMTQVFIDTIVVCSITGITLVMGGMYDGDLNGAALTTETFKSFLGTPGALIVTIGLILFAYSTVLGWSYYGEKCFSYLFGDGSVKFYRLLFVVAVFLGTTVSLGTVWKLADIFNGLMAVPNLIGLLGLSGVVVAETKRFLAAKREEERKENTVSM, encoded by the coding sequence ATGGTTAAAAACATAATTGAGTACTTTCAAGAAATCACTTTTGAGGAATTCCTTGGTGATGTGAGTGGTCTTGTATGGGGACCGTGGCTGCTCATTCTACTAGTCGGTACTGGTGTTTACTTGACGTTCCGACTCGGTTTTTTACAGTTCTCATTACTTCCCTACTCATTGAAATTAGCCTTTAGCAAACGGCAGGACAAAAAGTCGGAAGGAGACATTTCCCACTTCCAGGCTTTGATGACAGCACTTGCTGCAACAATTGGAACTGGTAATATTGCAGGTGTCGCGACAGCTGTTTTCGTCGGGGGTCCTGGTGCCGTCCTTTGGATGTGGATTAGTGCACTATTCGGAATGGCGACAAAATACGCTGAGGCAATTCTTGCTGTTAAATATCGTGTTAAAAACAAAAACGGTGAAATGTCTGGCGGTCCGATGTACTATCTTGATAAAGGTTTGAAAGCAAAATGGCTCGGTGTACTGTTTGCATTCTTCGGTGCCTTCGCGGCATTCGGGATCGGAAATATGGTCCAATCGAACTCAGTTGCACTAGCCGTTGAAACATTTGGTGTTCCAACATGGATTACAGGACTTATCCTAATGGTATTGACGGGTCTTGTCATTCTTGGAGGAATTAAAAGCATCGGACGTGTTGCATCCTACCTTGTCCCTTTCATGGCTGCTTTCTATGTAATTGGAGGTCTTGTCATTCTAGTGATGAACATCGACTTGGTTCCTAACGCGGTCGGTCTGATTTTCTCTGATGCATTTACAGGTCAAGCAGTTGCCGGTGGTGCTCTTGGTACGGTTATTCGTTATGGGGTTGCACGAGGTGTATTCTCAAACGAAGCAGGCCTTGGTTCTGCGCCAATCGCCGCTGCTGCAGCAAAAACGGATTTCCCTGCTCGTCAGGCGTTAGTGTCAATGACCCAGGTTTTTATTGATACGATTGTGGTTTGTTCAATCACTGGAATCACTCTTGTCATGGGCGGCATGTACGATGGGGATTTGAACGGTGCTGCATTGACTACTGAAACGTTTAAAAGCTTTTTAGGTACTCCAGGAGCATTGATCGTTACGATCGGTTTAATCCTGTTTGCCTATTCAACTGTTCTCGGCTGGTCCTATTATGGAGAAAAATGCTTTTCATACCTCTTCGGAGATGGTTCAGTTAAGTTTTATCGATTACTTTTCGTTGTCGCAGTATTCCTCGGTACAACCGTATCGCTCGGAACTGTTTGGAAACTCGCTGATATCTTCAACGGATTAATGGCCGTGCCGAACTTGATTGGACTTCTTGGACTTTCTGGAGTTGTCGTGGCGGAAACGAAGAGATTCCTTGCCGCAAAACGAGAAGAAGAACGAAAAGAAAATACAGTTTCGATGTAA
- a CDS encoding YtxH domain-containing protein — MTQPGYKPYASNVQTTPQVQSKNNNNLLWRGILIGAAIGGLTALIDKSTRQNVQNRSVQIKDQTTNAFRTVKDDPTIIMNTIRHTMDTTSKALNELANEVRDVIRKVDDVNQHSKETYSSFKEVGNELKDVSLTAVEAGKELTDINQKPTNTLNTTSENLYTPTTNLNTPPKI, encoded by the coding sequence ATGACTCAACCAGGTTATAAACCATATGCATCAAATGTTCAAACGACACCACAAGTTCAAAGTAAAAATAACAATAACCTTTTGTGGAGGGGAATTCTAATTGGTGCAGCCATTGGTGGCCTTACCGCCCTAATTGATAAAAGCACCAGACAAAATGTTCAGAATAGATCCGTTCAAATTAAGGATCAGACAACCAATGCATTTAGAACCGTAAAGGATGATCCCACCATAATAATGAACACAATCAGACATACAATGGATACGACATCAAAAGCTTTAAATGAACTTGCCAATGAGGTAAGGGACGTTATAAGAAAAGTTGATGATGTCAATCAACACTCGAAAGAAACGTATTCAAGTTTTAAAGAAGTCGGGAATGAGTTAAAGGATGTTTCATTAACTGCTGTAGAAGCAGGTAAGGAACTCACAGACATTAATCAAAAACCGACAAATACACTAAATACAACTAGCGAAAACCTATATACACCGACGACTAATTTAAATACACCACCAAAAATCTAA
- a CDS encoding YihY/virulence factor BrkB family protein: MGKRMVSDTTYIWREFFKRFRNDGVLDLSAQLAYYFLLSLFPFLIVSITFITSIVDPNQLLRLIDVYGPPELMDIILENMSVINQQGGTILSVGIIITIWTASNGMNAIIRALNKAYDVPENRHFILARGVAILLTFGMLFIIVVAMLLPVFGEMIGKLFTYIGLSHFESIWNAIRWVISSVLIVGVITMIYVFAPNKKLIVKDVWIGAVVATIGWQLVSWGFAFYVNSFSNYSATYGSLGGIIVLMLWFYLSGMMLLIGGELNATLNKIRK; the protein is encoded by the coding sequence ATGGGAAAAAGAATGGTGTCCGATACAACGTATATTTGGCGGGAATTTTTCAAACGTTTCCGGAATGACGGTGTATTGGACTTGTCAGCGCAGCTGGCGTATTACTTCCTTTTGTCACTTTTCCCCTTCCTTATTGTCTCGATCACATTTATTACGTCTATTGTTGACCCAAACCAATTACTTCGGTTAATTGATGTTTATGGACCGCCAGAACTAATGGATATTATTTTGGAAAATATGAGTGTGATCAATCAACAGGGGGGTACAATTCTCTCTGTCGGGATCATTATCACGATTTGGACGGCATCAAATGGAATGAATGCAATTATAAGGGCATTAAACAAAGCGTACGATGTACCGGAAAATCGACACTTTATCCTGGCCCGTGGGGTGGCGATCTTATTAACCTTCGGGATGCTGTTTATTATTGTCGTAGCGATGTTACTCCCTGTTTTCGGTGAAATGATCGGGAAGCTTTTTACTTACATAGGTCTTTCTCACTTTGAATCGATATGGAATGCAATTAGATGGGTGATCAGTTCGGTTCTCATTGTAGGGGTTATTACAATGATTTATGTGTTTGCACCGAACAAAAAGCTCATCGTCAAGGATGTTTGGATTGGAGCAGTCGTCGCAACAATCGGATGGCAGCTGGTTTCATGGGGCTTTGCTTTTTATGTAAACAGTTTTAGTAATTACAGCGCTACATATGGGAGTCTCGGTGGAATTATCGTATTGATGCTTTGGTTTTATTTATCAGGGATGATGCTGCTTATTGGTGGTGAACTCAATGCGACATTGAACAAAATCCGAAAATAA
- a CDS encoding acetolactate synthase large subunit, with protein sequence MRVSELFLKCLENEGVEYIFGVPGEENIDFLDAVKESKINFITARHETGAAFMAGLYGKLTGKPGVCLATLGPGATNLVTGVADANMDMAPVVAITGQAGLERQHKQSHQYYDIVSMFKPVTKWNTSIRDKDIVPEVIRKAFQQATSEKPGAVHVELPEDIAALEVEGTPLEALPNELLTRAVDEAVDKAASIINKAKSPIVLVGNGVTRMKASEALRQFVEKLNAPFTSTFMGKGSITWEHPLNLQTTGLQDKDHITCGIDDSDLIITVGYDMVEYSPSAWNPTGEKPIVHIDTQMTEVDAYYPIKVGLVGDIEENLNALTEKINKRKETNQFLQKLREQILEDLHEHNEDTSFPMKPQKIVADIRDVLNDEDILISDVGAHKMWIARYFHCIEPNTCLISNGFASMGIAMPGAIGAKLASPNKNVVAVAGDGGFLMTVPDLETMVRLNLPIVVIIWTDNRYGLIEWKQMNEFKRSSSIKFGNPDFVQLAKSFGMEGLKVSKAEEFKELLEKAIKMNKPVLIDCPVDYKENIRLTERLGKIICNN encoded by the coding sequence ATGCGTGTATCTGAATTATTTCTTAAGTGCTTAGAAAATGAAGGTGTAGAATACATCTTTGGTGTTCCTGGAGAGGAAAATATTGATTTTCTCGATGCGGTCAAGGAATCAAAAATAAACTTTATTACAGCACGGCACGAAACAGGGGCTGCTTTTATGGCTGGTTTATATGGAAAATTAACAGGTAAACCAGGGGTATGCCTTGCAACTCTCGGTCCAGGCGCTACCAACCTTGTAACAGGTGTCGCTGATGCGAACATGGATATGGCCCCGGTTGTCGCAATAACTGGACAAGCTGGATTAGAGCGTCAGCACAAACAATCTCATCAGTATTATGACATTGTTTCGATGTTCAAGCCTGTAACGAAATGGAATACATCGATTCGGGACAAAGACATCGTTCCTGAAGTTATTCGAAAAGCTTTCCAGCAGGCGACAAGCGAAAAGCCTGGTGCAGTTCATGTTGAATTGCCTGAGGATATTGCAGCGCTGGAGGTGGAAGGGACACCGTTGGAAGCGTTGCCGAATGAATTATTGACGAGAGCTGTTGATGAGGCAGTTGATAAGGCTGCTTCGATTATTAATAAGGCAAAAAGCCCAATTGTACTTGTGGGCAATGGGGTCACCCGAATGAAGGCATCTGAAGCACTTCGTCAGTTTGTTGAAAAGCTCAATGCACCTTTTACAAGTACTTTCATGGGAAAAGGCTCGATTACATGGGAGCATCCATTGAATCTGCAGACGACGGGACTGCAGGACAAAGACCATATTACATGTGGGATTGATGACTCGGACCTGATTATTACAGTTGGCTACGATATGGTTGAATATTCACCTTCAGCCTGGAATCCAACGGGGGAAAAGCCGATTGTCCATATTGATACACAAATGACAGAAGTGGATGCGTATTATCCGATCAAGGTAGGTCTCGTCGGTGATATCGAAGAAAACTTAAATGCGCTTACTGAAAAAATAAATAAACGAAAAGAAACCAATCAATTCCTGCAAAAGCTTAGGGAACAAATTCTTGAGGACCTTCACGAGCATAACGAAGATACTTCCTTTCCGATGAAACCACAAAAGATTGTTGCAGACATTCGTGATGTACTTAACGATGAGGACATTTTGATTTCGGACGTCGGTGCACATAAAATGTGGATTGCACGTTATTTCCACTGTATCGAACCCAATACGTGCTTGATTTCAAACGGATTTGCCTCGATGGGGATTGCGATGCCTGGTGCAATCGGTGCTAAACTTGCTTCTCCCAATAAAAATGTTGTTGCTGTAGCGGGTGATGGTGGTTTTCTTATGACCGTTCCAGATCTTGAAACAATGGTCCGTTTAAACTTACCAATCGTTGTGATCATCTGGACGGATAATCGTTATGGACTCATTGAGTGGAAGCAAATGAACGAGTTTAAACGAAGTTCGAGTATCAAATTCGGAAATCCTGACTTTGTACAGCTTGCGAAATCTTTTGGTATGGAAGGATTAAAGGTATCAAAAGCTGAAGAATTTAAAGAGTTGTTAGAAAAAGCGATTAAGATGAATAAGCCAGTACTGATTGATTGTCCAGTTGACTACAAAGAAAACATTCGATTAACCGAACGTTTAGGCAAGATCATTTGTAACAATTAA
- a CDS encoding VanZ family protein → MQIQNSPTQHHQVRRKWKWIGIVLFVSYFAVLIYSTLLTFNYYVYGKSFNLVLFDSIELMWESGNPWLMFKNIIGNILLFMPLGFLLPLIWRPLSRLKFMFWISFGTSTAIEYSQFMYANRIFDIDDILLNGVGGLIGVLFFKICAFMYRIYERNVKKR, encoded by the coding sequence ATGCAAATTCAGAATTCTCCTACTCAACATCATCAAGTTCGAAGAAAGTGGAAATGGATTGGGATCGTACTCTTTGTAAGCTATTTTGCTGTGCTCATCTATTCAACCTTGCTAACGTTTAATTATTATGTGTACGGGAAGTCCTTTAATCTTGTACTTTTTGATAGCATTGAATTAATGTGGGAGAGCGGAAACCCATGGCTGATGTTTAAAAACATCATAGGGAACATCCTCTTGTTTATGCCGCTCGGGTTCCTGCTTCCGTTGATTTGGCGACCATTATCTCGCTTGAAGTTCATGTTTTGGATCTCGTTTGGAACAAGTACTGCCATTGAATATTCACAGTTCATGTACGCCAATCGAATCTTTGACATTGATGATATTTTGTTGAACGGGGTTGGTGGTCTGATCGGCGTTCTTTTCTTTAAAATTTGTGCATTTATGTATCGGATTTATGAGCGGAATGTGAAAAAGAGATAG
- a CDS encoding redoxin domain-containing protein translates to MRLRTEMPEFAGATEWLNGEVSKEELIGDKPTLVHFWSVSCQLCKDAMPNINEFRDDYKDELNVIAVHMPRSEKDLDIDQVKEVAAEHGITQPIFVDNKHKLTDAYENQYVPAYYVFDNEGKLRHFQAGGDGMKMLTKRVNRVLGK, encoded by the coding sequence ATGAGACTACGTACAGAAATGCCTGAATTCGCAGGCGCTACGGAATGGCTGAATGGTGAAGTATCGAAGGAAGAACTAATCGGAGATAAACCGACTCTTGTTCACTTCTGGTCTGTCAGCTGCCAACTATGTAAAGATGCAATGCCCAACATTAATGAATTCCGTGATGACTATAAGGATGAGTTGAACGTAATTGCGGTTCACATGCCTCGTTCTGAAAAAGACCTGGATATTGATCAGGTTAAGGAAGTTGCTGCAGAGCATGGTATTACGCAACCGATTTTCGTAGACAACAAGCACAAGTTAACCGATGCTTACGAAAATCAATACGTTCCGGCTTATTATGTTTTTGATAACGAAGGCAAGCTGCGCCACTTCCAAGCAGGCGGAGATGGCATGAAGATGCTCACGAAACGTGTAAATCGCGTACTCGGGAAATAA